The segment gATAAACGTAattgttctttattattaatttttttgcttcaagataatcttttaaaagaaactttaaaactcgtaaaaatattcgtaaaaaaaggaaataaaagaaaaagggagaaaaatgAAGGAAAGAGAAAGTATTTCCTTGTCGAATGAGGAACACGCATTTCTTTCTTCAAAGATCATTCTTAAGCTATCCTTTCCGCATAAATTCGCAAAATTTTGTGCGTCGTCGcgttacagttttttttttgtttgtattttaatcatgATTCCGTTGACTTGTTCCTTTTCACACACGCAGATTATCCTttcttcttaattattttcctCAACTCATTCCACGCCCCGAATCGTCTTTTTCGAATCGCGAAATTCACATGGATCTCATCGCACACGAAAGACAGACATACATCGACACCACATTCATACGAACGCAGCACCAAACATGGCGCATAAAACTTTTCGATCGAaaggagagaagaaaaaaaatctatagtgTTTTTAGTGAGTAATATTTACTACATACTACATACTCTATATGAATAATCCTTATTAAGTACACAAGAGCATAGGAAGTAAAACGTACATAGGCGTATAATaaggcagaaaaaaaatagcggGCGGCTTTCTTCCAGATGCAAAATTCAAATTCCATCTGTCGCTTCTCGCTAAATCATTCTCGAAACACCAGCTGATTGCCAGTTATTGACGGATCGTATCAccactttttttgaaaattatatcttttagtATTacttaattctaaaaataggATTATCTCAATCAGAATTGATTGTTATTTTCAGGATCAAGATTATATGAtctcaaaaacaaaattttctcctaaaaaagtttattttatcatatacgtatatatatgtaatttatattgtattgtgtataaaatacgtatttatgtAGGCATCATTGTTTCaatcaaaataacaattagACAACGAGAGCTTTCGAGATCTggcgatataaaaatttttagctcGAAACTTTTTgatcgaagaaaaaaatgtaatttggaCGAAGAAATTCATTTCGATGCTCAGCACGTGTCTTGAAATTTAAACCATATTTGGCAAATTAAGGACACCATTTCTGGAGGAAGAGCAACCGCTAAGGTATTTTCGGATCGTAAATTTAGTAGGCACACAGTGAGGAATTGCCCTGTATTACATTGATAGCGAAGAGAAAGACGTTGAAACAAACCACAGATACACAATACACAACACACGCACATGTTTGCGCGCGCATGACAAACGTATGACATATGTTTCAAAGCCACGTGTTTTTTCAATGACGCATACAATATACTTAcgcatattatttttgcagacgTAAAATAGATATGTGTATCACGCAAACTTGCATAAACTGAATCCAAACTGAAAGAAGAACATTGTAAGATTTGTTCAAGATAATAAGAAGACACTGTGGTTTTAAACGCCTTTGCTAAAATTTGGCGGTCTTTCAAAAcagatttacttttttttctggtCTCATGGCTAATTGTGTAGATTAAATTGACACACGTGCACGCGCGACACACatttgcacacatacacacatctATACACGCActatagagaaaaaaaggaaatgaaACGATCAATTCTCTCCACCTGTAATGTTTAAGAGTTTATTAACGAGCCAGATTTTTatcatagaaatttatattatatacatcgatatatatattacatatacatatatatatctacacCACATACgccatatatattttgcagtttttcttttgttttaactatattatacaatacataaGAGAGATACTAgagtgtgtgtatgtgtgaaagagagagcgagagagagaaagagaaagaatgaggatgagagaaagagagagagagagagagagagacgatgGAAGGAGTTATACAGAAACCGAATGGCATTTAAACGTACCTATtacatatgttaattaattataatatttgcagtCCGCAAAGAACCAAGTCTTTCTACGCAAcctttgtttttattatcgaTCGAGTATCACGCGATTTCTCTACacacaatttatatacaaatcatATATGTGCAATAGTTGTTACAATAGACCAATGGGGAATGAAAAGCACCGACGTCGAGACGCctggcgtcgcgacgcgcctACATGCAAACTACCTCGCAAATTCTGAAACTAATAAACGGGCGTAAGCCGTTCGGCGTGATGCAACGCAGAATTTCGCTTCGTGGAAAgtacgaaatttattttagtatcgCTGAGATACACGATGCACTTGAATACACAAGAATGAATAATGTTACAGCGATTGACACGCGGCCCAAACTTAATCAggtttgatgtaaaattttaaaaacgaaTTGTATTTTTGGTTGGCAAATTTTTCCCTTGAGAAATACTTATTGTAACTGATGCAAATTTACGACTTTCGTCCATTTCGCATGGAGGTTCATCAGAGAGAAACAAATGAAGTATCAGTGAAAAATTTGCCGGGGATGAAGCTCCAACTCGCGAGCGACTGCTAATCGATATCGTCGATATATTTCACGAAGAATCTGagatactcttttttttcctctgcATAATGAGTCtgtaataattatcgattCATTGTAACGTTAATTATTTCCGGAACGCGAATTCTGCGTTTATCATCGCGCCGGCGGGTGTATTAATCGCGATTCGGATACACCGCAGAACGCATCGGTGTAAAATAGAACGAACAGGCAACAAATGCGACAATTACGCTAATAACACAGGCAAAAAAACCCCTACCCCACCACCCTCTCATACAATAGAAAATAGAGATTGAAACACGAGCGTAGCAACAATGATAAACAATTatgagataatagattattgCGTTCGCGTGCTCTGTCGGGGGAATGCAGCACTCCTGGGAAGTCGatatatcctttttttttcggcCGTCGACATTCCTCGGTGTGCTCCGTTTCGCGAATGTATATAGTATAAGATCGCCGAAGTTGCGGATTTTTCTTGACAATTTCCGACATTTTTAATCgcagaattttttctttaccctctatagaatttattatcatgtgaatatttttgataagcGATGATTTCATATAATTGAATCGGATATATTATCATGGAATTCCGGAGACTGAATGTTGTACTCTGAATTACAAAATAACTGCAgaaaatgaattataaatgcaaCTAATATTAATAAGGAGAGACATCACTGCCAAATTTTTTGCGCTTATATTGGAAGTTGTGTCAATTCTCCGGAAATTTTCacaaatctattattttttaacaaaatgacaacaaatcttcttttctctttagagaaagaaggataaaaaaatcctttttctcaaaaaaatgacagaaaaaatcttttttgtacttctctaaagaaaaaagaagattgtgagaatattttattattaaagttttcagaacaagaggaagagaaaaaattctatgcataaagatacatttatatatctataattataattactgaTAAATTGCGATTCAAAATGAAGGAGACCATCGAGAACCCGTAATGACGATCGTCAGAGCCGACAACCTGTTATATTTCGCTGTTTGCCAACTCGTCCGGAAGTTCCGGGAAAAAGCCGCGGAAGGCGGAGACCTTCAtcgcgtgaaaaaaaaaaaagggaataGATGTCCCAAAAATCTTTGTCAGAATTCGCTCTCCCGGAATTCTACCGAATCTTTGGCTAACGGCGATTTGTTATTACGCCGAAATCTGTTAGTTTTTTGTCTTTACATATTAGTGTTAAAATGAAGGATGGGAATAGTAAGAAATGCCGTTGTGTTGTTCTTTgtctcatttttttcatcttttgtgaaaaaagaaaaaattaaaaaaaaaggaagtgTAAACAGCGTCGACGATATTTCGTTGCGCGTTTAACGACAGTGAAACAGGAAGAGGAGAGATTCACGCTAACACAGATGTACACgcgtctttttctttttttgtaacgTTGACGCGCCTGCGAGCCTCCGATCCTCGATTGAtcttatttcgaaaaattgcgGAAATTTTGCGCGTTTTTAAAAACTTAGATGCATTTTAGACACTGTATTATTGTCCTGcatttaacaaaattgcaCAATGTCTGTTGAATTATGACATGAgccaaaaaatattacatcgcGATACAATCTAATGACGAAATCACAACAGCGGTAAATATTCCGtgttcttatttctaatatagaCAGTTATCATTTGTTAATGACTTTAATTTGCTTTATTGTTACAATCACACCGATTGATGCTGATTCGACAGAATTGAGGATCGAGGCAGAACGTGCGCGTGAACGAGCATTGGCGAACGAGAACGAGAACAATTCCTCACATaagcaaaaaaacaaaaaaaaaattgtggtTATCGTAggaaaaatagagaaagagagagagagaaagagtgtgAGAGTGTAATGGATGAACGAGGAAATAACGGGCACACGCAGGTGAATCAGGTTTAATTGCAAATCATTAACTGTGTAATTCTAATAAAAGTCTATTTGAATGTAAGCGCGTTAAAAAAATGCTACTAAGGAGTacagtatataaatatatatatgtatatgataaaaaaagcgACCGACGGATCACGGAAAAGAGCAGGTAAACTCAGTATATTTTCCGGAAGAGAaatctcttctttcttttctggtttttttctttgtttgttCGTTTGTTCATAAGACAAGTAATATCGGTTTAATGCTAAAAACGATGGAAGAGACACGACCAAAATAACCGAGCAAGAATCGGGGCAGAACGGAAGTGAGGGAGAGATACATTTGAAGTTGAGAACGGTGTACAAACAAttctacataatttataatttaaaaaaaaaataatttttgaacaaaaatagataaaacatccttaacaaaaatatgttataataatctgattaattttacataaaaacttgaacttttttttaaagaaatagagATTTCTGTagactttaaaatattttatataaaaaatttcaagatatcgcattaaaatatctaaaaaaatgcgaacaattgtttcaatatataccgCTCTATTCAAATGTATTTCTGtcacataaaaaattgtgatcGACAACTTCTCAGTCCATCGTTTAGCTCGGTCAAGTatgtttcgttttttttttccagctATACCGCTTgctattaataatcttaattgTCTGAGAATGGTTACACACGAACGAAAATGGTTAATGCGCCGATTATGGCAGACGGAAATACCTGCTGACGAGATAACACTAATGAGAGCCTCGAAATCTTTCCGTCACGTCACGAAATGCTCCTATCGGGGAATGCGCCCATCCGAAAATCCTTCCATCCGCAAgcacacacacgtacacataCACGCGCACGTGAGCACACACTTAATCTCAGATATATACGACACGTATACAGATATACGCGCGCAGCTTCTTCGTACGAAAACTTTCTTCACAGTTCTCTATTTTCCCTCTTGTGAATTCTGTTCTACCATCTCCCTCTGTCTCCTTTCTCTCAATTCACGcgcggaaagaaaaaaaaagttcacACAACACCACACACAATGACATTTGCATTCGGAATCACTTTCCCCACGTGCTAAGAACCACGAAACTATGGCCAACCATATTTTCGGATAATATAGCGAGCAGTTCTTTCTTTCGGGAACGCATTCACGAGGACAAGGAAGTAATGAGAAATCGATGTGTAATGAGTTTATGTGTAACGTTCAATTGAGGATTGTatgtaattgtatatatataagtacaaTGCAGTTCGTGAGTTAAGATACATTCTCCTTTTTCTAccatgagaaaaaataaattattctagttaataaaaaaaagatctatgtgtgtatgtgtaccGTCCTCTCGTcatcatcttttttttattagtattatcgTGTTAATGTTTCTGATGTTgcgtgaataattttatgtaactatttttatttaattttttaactaacatttatttgaatttattttttatgatttatgaaatGAGCtcaaattgaatattaaatctaAAGTAAGTCGTTAAAAAATActggtaaaatatttcttgtagagttcatcttaaaataaaaacgagaAATGATCATTAACTATTActtaatagatatttaattaatgttcccttatttgtaataaattttttcttttaaacacaaattcttaattgcacgaaagaatttatatcatttacatattctttctataaagaaatgtatggaaagaaaaaaaatgaatacatCTTTTCTAAGAAAGCTTGATCTCCGCTTATCATAAAGAGagtaacttttaaaaataatgttaataatattaatttgattgcaATAAACAGTCTTTAATCTAGCGCAacgaattaatattatacagagATGACATTAGCGCGATCAAGATTTTTATAGTATCttgtttgaaatatgtattataacaataattttaatttaaattgttaatataagaAAGTTACATTCATCAAACAGTctgcacaaaaatatttacggaaaaaagtatatcttttctaaaataatttattctaattatcataaaacagTAGTTTTCGGTTTAGATAGCAAAAAGTGAACACTACatgaagataattataattattttctttttgttcaaAGATATATCTGACTAATAGCTGGactaatgaaatataaacagaATCTTTGATcgattcattaaataattaattacacaaatatagATTTCCGTCCACTTTAATGCACATAACATTGAATTTACGATACATTACAGATCGACGTCACTATTTATATCTAGGACAGTTATGTACATATGCCATTCAATTAAGGtgcataaatattacattgcgtAAAGCCCGTTTATATATAGTTATCTATCACATACAAAGAAGATGTAAAGAATCGACGTAATTGACACTCAAACCCGAATGGTGTGTATTTGATGGTTGCACCTATTGCGAATCAATACTCCAGTCAGGAAAATTGTCGTTTACGAAATTCCATTTTATCGACAGCACCCTTTTATATGTATCACTCCGTTACGTATTTTATCGGCACGAATACGACGTATCATAATTCGATAAGCTAGTTTGCAACAAGAATTACCTTATTGTTTATccattttatctattattaattttggaaTCTAGAATTTTCTAGACACACAAAGCTAATTAACTTTACTTGGATAGATTCTCTTCTAGATTATAATCTtggttataaataaaataatacaaaatacatgaagcaaaaatatttaattcattgtGATTAACTGAAGATTAGTTCATCAAAGAATATTATCTTAGAAAGAAGCAGGAAATCTACAATTGGACTAGATTCGATATCTTAGGATATTATTCAATCTCATATTCTGAgatatggaaataaaaataggattCATCTTTCTGTGATTCCTCATTTTCTCATTTATCTCCATATCAACAACTCGTAtcctattttaataataacgatctcaataacaataattgccTGCTGCCACGTTTATaatcttgaataattttaatgataaccAGAGTAATTAACGCCGTTATGCGATTTATATACGACATCGCGTTAAAAACGATTATATTCCAGTgataatccttttttttttttaaacatttcgaCATTGATTATTTtccgaaaataaataatttaaatcgatttcttaaataaagcaattcaatcaaattattttgtataatataaataaggataatataaattctattttttgtatccACAATCgcttaaaatgcaaaaaatgttgatattttttgcgACTATCGATGGCTCGAATTTTTGCTTTGCTTACAAGGAAACAATAGTTAGACGGGTCTGAGAGCACCGACCATGTCGCCCAGCAATCGTTCCACACTGACATCGCCGACCGTCGGCTTAAACAGGAGCTCGTGCAGGGTAACGCGGCAGAGTGCACGCGCCGGTGGTAAAAGCAGCAACAGTCGGCCCACCCTGCGCGCATCCCTCTCGCAGAAAACCGCGACCGTTTGCTCCTGCAATGCCGATACTCGCCCTGGCTCGCAGAGGTTTCGCGACTCTGCGAGAGCGATTAAAAAacatgtttcaaaaataatttataaacatcacaaattttataatcaactaaataaattcaaaatcaattttagaaaattacttaatttatcaACATCTTATcgattaaacaaaatttatattaggtATAAGacaatgcatatttttttatcagaatacgagcttatataatatatatatataagtatatatcgcgcaatatatatactatatatatttgtataaaatgtcAATGTAAAATAGTGAATTAAGTATAAACAGGCGCGACCTAACGACagttatagaatattttttaattcatgaaTAATATTGCTCACCTGGCTTGAAAAGAACTATGGCCTTCAAGCAAGCGTACTCCGAATGATCCACTCTCAAGGTAGCACATTTTGTTAAGAGTTCTCTCAATCTTCTCGCTTTATCGACAAGAATTTCCCTTCGCTCCATCGGCAGATCTACGGGTACAAGGGTGGTTTCGTCCACGGAAAAGTTCCATTGCGCGGCTGTCAGTACGAACAGCTCGCTCCACGATTCTTCCAAAAGGATAGTTTGATCTCTGTAAGGGAGCTTGTAAGAAAGAACAATATTAtgataagtataaaattaatttgcaattttattattttaaattgctaaagaatagaaaaatattgacaaaatctTAAAACTTTCGTAGATTTCTCGAATCAAAAAGTGTTAAAATTGATCTTAGTAACATTGTAACACCGCACATAATTCAAAgctatttatttgatattttagtataaaataaacaacaaattttttagattttaacaacTTTcagttaatattatacatatatctaatCAATgctcaatttatttatcgctctttttacttaattttattatattttattttaaaagataagagAAATGTTTGCTTACTTGCAGAAAGGAATGTATACTTCTCGCCCATCTCACAGCAAAGAAAAGTAACTTCGCCGCGAACTCGTAGATATTTTCGGTCGGCAGAAGGGATAAGCTTTGCACGGTATATTCCGACGGGATGGAAGTGATAACTGGAGGCGCCAGACGAGTATTCGCCAATTCTTCTGCAACAAATGGAGAAAAATAACTTGTTGAGATTTTCTACTACATATgcgaacagaaaaaaaataataacataagtaATAACCCTTTGCGCTCCAAGTGCCAACCTGGTTGACTTTAAGAGTTATCAtacaataattgattataaaaaaaagtgttatgtgatatttctttcttaatacattaattaataaatatgagatgcgtaatacaaattataagtATGCGCTTGAATCAACTCTACGGCAAATAAAGTACTGTCAACGTTGCGTGAAATTCGAAGCGCACACAAAgggttaaagatttaaaatattaattaatttatacctTTCGATTCGATTCTGACGTCGACAGTAGCTGCTTCTTCGGAGCTGGTAACTTCGTCCTCCTTAGCGTTCGTCATAGACAAGGATTCTGGAGACGGTCGTGGCAAGAAATGTGCGGCTAATGAAAGGTAGCGCAAtactttattacaaaaaataataccgatttaataatacatttattacttACCAACTGACGGAGTGAATGTTGGTACCGTAGGTTTGAAGGGAAACAATGCGGGATATAGAAGAGGATGATAGGTACTGCCTGCGGGATGATAAACGTTAGGAATGCCTGCGTAAAGTCCCGAAGGAGTTCTTCTCGCAGCTGCAACAAGAGAAGACGTACTCCTTGGTGCTCTCTCGTGTTGCACAGCTAAAAACAACGGTACCATTAAAATTCCGTTCACAACAGAAatgtaaatcaaaatatttatatcgatattgtttattcgataattatatattttattatttcgattTTACATACTATccaattaatgaattttaaattgaagtGATAGATGCAAAGTGTCCTTTTAacgatatattttctaatcaaTTTAGAGTCGATTgctaaaatacaaaataaaataatagtgcgcaacgataataaaaatataaaaaaatggtaaaCAAATATGATTGTGTGTGCACGGGAAGGAAAAGAGAGGCTCAAAAAGTGCAGTGGCCTTTTAATGGCCACCTTCCCGCCTCTCCCTTCGCTAATTGATATCTCAGCAATCAAGTGTTTGGATTATCGTTCGGCGCACAAGGGGGCTGAAGGTGTTTACAAAAGCTGTGAACGCCAGGCTGCTTCTGACACTGCTCACCACCGGATCTTGTCGCGCTCGGGGTAAGCAGAAATATAGAGTTTCATATGGACGTGAGTATGTGGACACTTCGCTTTTTCCAGACCGTTTTCTTTCCATCGAGCGAGACGTCACATCATTGTACTATCAAACCCACAACACTTTGCGGatatattctattctattatattctattatattctatGAGACGCGTTATCTGAAAGCTCTGTTGTGCTCGAGCACATCTTCAGAGTGCcgacaaaaaatgaaaagtttatTCTGAATCCAGAATGGCATGCGAAGatcgatattattaatgattacaCAAACAATCCACTGCTTTAATGTTGTGTTTGTTTAATGTCGTTTTATGTTGttaacgaaagaaaaatatcaaatttgaaaaaaattaataacattctttaattttaatggaaGATCACAATTCTATCATCGTCTTTTTACACTGTATCAAactgaaaaaagattttatttattttttaaagttatttctCTAATAGATATATGTCTGATcggcaatttaattttgatttgctcaaaaacagaaaaatcgtaaattattttgaaaataataataacaaaaagacaTGATAACCTCGCGTCGCAATCAACTGCCGAAACGTTTTGATTCTGTTAAAGTTCGACCTGTCATCTTCCAGAAACTTCTGCGGCTGTCAGAAAGTAGAATACATCTCTTACGCTCAGCCACTCTGTTGGATATTTCCGCGCAAACATGTCGAGTACCGCTCTCTGGCCCTAGCAATCGGAGCAgcacaatgtatatattttttaaagaaaagagCCGAAATGATAGACAAACATGtgttatcattaaaaataaattttaacaaaaaaacagAAGAGGAAGAAACTAATTTAGGAAGTTACGAAAACAACCGtcacaaaattacaaattaaacttgagattttatgaaaaaaaaatattttttgagataaaaCACACTGGCAACCAGTTTTCAAAATGCACATTTATCTTAGAAAATTAATCGCTGTCAAAATAGAACGTACCATCTCGCTTCATATTGACCTGAAGGCACTTGGTGAAGCGACAGGCTTGACACTGATTGCGCCGCGATACATCCACGATGCAACGGCCGTTCTCTTTGCACACATAGTCCAAATTCCTACACACACACGACCTCACAGGTAACTCTTAATATCAGTTagttttcaacatttatacacaaagtaattttatagtataatatcgcataaatttcatattttttatcaaaaaacgCAGTCATGTCTCGCGTGCAATGATACGTGCAATAAATagcatttgttttttttttctacaattcaACGGCTCAATTAGATGAGAAGTTAATTACCTCGCGTACCTGCGGATAGACCGCTTGAAAAAACCGCGACATCCGTCGCAACTCGGTACTCCGTAATGCTTCCCAGATGCCTTGTCTCCGCAAACTTTGCACAGCGTTTCCCCACGTCCGTTTTCCTCCATT is part of the Linepithema humile isolate Giens D197 chromosome 3, Lhum_UNIL_v1.0, whole genome shotgun sequence genome and harbors:
- the LOC105668674 gene encoding photoreceptor-specific nuclear receptor-like: MEENGRGETLCKVCGDKASGKHYGVPSCDGCRGFFKRSIRRYARNLDYVCKENGRCIVDVSRRNQCQACRFTKCLQVNMKRDAVQHERAPRSTSSLVAAARRTPSGLYAGIPNVYHPAGSTYHPLLYPALFPFKPTVPTFTPSVAAHFLPRPSPESLSMTNAKEDEVTSSEEAATVDVRIESKEELANTRLAPPVITSIPSEYTVQSLSLLPTENIYEFAAKLLFFAVRWARSIHSFLQLPYRDQTILLEESWSELFVLTAAQWNFSVDETTLVPVDLPMERREILVDKARRLRELLTKCATLRVDHSEYACLKAIVLFKPESRNLCEPGRVSALQEQTVAVFCERDARRVGRLLLLLPPARALCRVTLHELLFKPTVGDVSVERLLGDMVGALRPV